From Nocardioides sp. HDW12B, the proteins below share one genomic window:
- a CDS encoding glycine betaine/L-proline ABC transporter ATP-binding protein, with the protein MTDTHASPAARTDPDRRPQADVSGPTRGGSALSVQNLWKIFGPTADKIIGTPDADLSRAELKEKTGCVVGVKDVSFEVAPGEVFVVMGLSGSGKSTLVRCLTRLIEPTAGQVRLADHDVTAASASELRELRRTDVSMVFQHFGLLPHRQVIDNVAYGLEIRGIAKKERRAKAAEVVELVGLSGYETSYPDQLSGGMQQRVGLARALAGDPGMLLFDEPFSALDPLIRRDMQNEVIRLQDELQKTCVFITHDLSEALKLGDRILIMRDGEIVQIGTPDEVVGAPADDYVREFTSDVPKAHVLTLTWVMRDPTPEDSLEGPVMPQTTIVQEAAQAALSSDHPLRVVDDRDNLIGIVDDAAILRVVVAEDSGYTARRTAAVDAGTPGAPS; encoded by the coding sequence GTGACCGACACCCACGCCAGCCCCGCCGCACGCACCGACCCCGACAGGAGGCCGCAGGCGGACGTCTCCGGTCCCACCCGGGGCGGCAGCGCGCTGTCGGTGCAGAACCTCTGGAAGATCTTCGGGCCCACGGCCGACAAGATCATCGGCACCCCCGACGCCGACCTCTCGCGCGCCGAGCTCAAGGAGAAGACCGGCTGCGTGGTGGGGGTCAAGGACGTCTCGTTCGAGGTCGCGCCCGGCGAGGTCTTCGTGGTCATGGGGCTGTCGGGGTCGGGCAAGTCGACGCTGGTGCGCTGCCTGACGCGGCTCATCGAGCCGACGGCCGGCCAGGTCCGCCTCGCCGACCACGACGTCACGGCCGCCTCCGCCTCCGAGCTGCGCGAGCTGCGGCGTACGGACGTGTCGATGGTGTTCCAGCACTTCGGCCTGCTCCCGCACCGCCAGGTCATCGACAACGTCGCCTACGGCCTCGAGATCCGCGGCATCGCCAAGAAGGAGCGCCGCGCGAAGGCCGCCGAGGTCGTCGAGCTGGTGGGCCTGAGCGGCTACGAGACCTCCTACCCCGACCAGCTCTCGGGCGGCATGCAGCAGCGGGTCGGGCTGGCCCGCGCGCTCGCCGGCGACCCCGGGATGCTGCTCTTCGACGAGCCGTTCTCCGCCCTCGACCCGCTCATCCGGCGCGACATGCAGAACGAGGTCATCCGGCTCCAGGACGAGCTGCAGAAGACCTGCGTCTTCATCACCCACGACCTGTCCGAGGCGCTCAAGCTCGGCGACCGGATCCTCATCATGCGCGACGGTGAGATCGTCCAGATCGGCACGCCGGACGAGGTGGTGGGTGCCCCCGCCGACGACTACGTCCGCGAGTTCACCAGCGACGTGCCCAAGGCCCACGTCCTGACGCTCACGTGGGTCATGCGCGACCCCACCCCCGAGGACTCCCTCGAGGGGCCGGTGATGCCTCAGACCACGATCGTGCAGGAGGCGGCCCAGGCGGCGCTCTCCTCCGACCACCCCCTGCGCGTGGTCGACGACCGGGACAACCTCATCGGCATCGTCGACGACGCCGCTATCCTGCGCGTGGTCGTCGCCGAGGACTCCGGCTACACCGCGCGGCGCACCGCGGCGGTGGACGCCGGCACCCCCGGGGCGCCGTCGTGA
- a CDS encoding ABC transporter permease subunit, translating to MLQDRPTSDSRPPAPQRRPDLRERWRLMPTALKAGVVLVLWFVVWLVLRGQDTLVLPGRDSTAVHDWLTGFRDDLLASRDTNVFMQFTGVVSDAFSALIEYLQGLVAAPAFPRPVPEIGWLGVVALATWVGYAIASWRIAVLVAASFVSFGLLGYWEESMDTLLVTLSSVGVAVLVGIPLGILIGRRKWAENLVTPVLDVMQTMPTFVYLIPVVLFFGIGTSGAVAATIIYALPPVIRITGHGIRTVSTTTIEASDSLGQTDWQRLRHVQLPMARKTIIVGINQTTMAALSMVVLAAFVNGPGLGEPVLESLRILDIGRGFVPSLAIVVMAIMLDRSTTAASERSERVARSGGEDVRRRRITLAVTGAAAIGAVLYSRYSLWAAEFPETSVGSTLADWTNTVVRGFTDNYSSVTSSIKDGITAVTINPLEALIADSPWYLMAAVILALGFILGGWRVLPVVTACLAGLYFLDLWHDAMVTLTMVLVATAIVMVLALVIGVWMARSARADLVIRPVLDAAQTIPPFVYLLPSLALFGPGRFAAIVAAVVYSAPVAIKLVTDGIRGVPETTLEASRSTGTSRWQEIRKVQIPMARGSLVLAANQGLLYVLSMVAIGGLVGAGALGYAVALGVSRSEEWGKGMAAGISIVLLGILLDRIMRGAARVKADPLAGAGGSSGPPVSPVA from the coding sequence ATGCTCCAGGACCGGCCCACCAGCGACAGCAGGCCGCCCGCCCCCCAGCGGCGACCGGACCTGCGGGAGCGGTGGCGGCTGATGCCGACGGCTCTCAAGGCCGGCGTCGTGCTGGTGCTCTGGTTCGTGGTGTGGCTGGTGCTGCGTGGCCAGGACACCCTCGTGCTCCCGGGACGCGACAGCACCGCGGTGCACGACTGGCTCACCGGCTTCCGCGACGACCTGCTCGCGAGCCGCGACACCAACGTCTTCATGCAGTTCACCGGGGTGGTCTCGGACGCGTTCTCCGCGCTCATCGAGTACCTCCAGGGTCTCGTCGCGGCGCCCGCCTTCCCCCGCCCGGTGCCGGAGATCGGCTGGCTGGGCGTGGTCGCGCTCGCCACCTGGGTCGGCTACGCCATCGCCTCCTGGCGGATCGCCGTCCTCGTCGCGGCCTCGTTCGTCTCCTTCGGCCTGCTGGGCTACTGGGAGGAGTCGATGGACACCCTGCTGGTGACCCTGTCCTCGGTGGGGGTCGCGGTGCTGGTCGGCATCCCGCTGGGCATCCTCATCGGGCGTCGCAAGTGGGCCGAGAACCTCGTGACGCCGGTGCTGGACGTCATGCAGACGATGCCGACCTTCGTCTACCTGATCCCGGTCGTGCTCTTCTTCGGCATCGGGACCTCCGGTGCCGTGGCGGCGACCATCATCTACGCGCTGCCGCCGGTCATCCGCATCACCGGCCACGGCATCCGGACCGTGTCGACGACCACCATCGAGGCCAGCGACTCCCTCGGACAGACCGACTGGCAGCGGCTGCGCCACGTGCAGCTGCCGATGGCCCGCAAGACCATCATCGTCGGCATCAACCAGACCACGATGGCCGCGCTGTCGATGGTGGTGCTGGCCGCCTTCGTCAACGGGCCCGGGCTCGGCGAGCCGGTGCTGGAGTCGCTGCGCATCCTCGACATCGGGCGCGGCTTCGTGCCGTCGCTGGCGATCGTGGTCATGGCGATCATGCTCGACCGCAGCACGACCGCGGCCAGCGAGCGCAGCGAGCGGGTCGCCCGCTCCGGCGGCGAGGACGTACGACGTCGCCGGATCACGCTCGCGGTCACCGGCGCGGCGGCGATCGGGGCGGTGCTCTACTCGCGCTACAGCCTCTGGGCCGCGGAGTTCCCCGAGACCTCGGTCGGCTCGACGCTCGCGGACTGGACCAACACCGTGGTGCGCGGCTTCACCGACAACTACTCGTCGGTGACCTCCTCGATCAAGGACGGCATCACGGCCGTCACCATCAACCCCCTCGAGGCGCTGATCGCCGACTCGCCGTGGTACCTCATGGCCGCGGTGATCCTGGCGCTCGGCTTCATCCTCGGCGGCTGGCGCGTGCTCCCGGTCGTCACCGCCTGCCTGGCGGGGCTGTACTTCCTCGACCTGTGGCACGACGCGATGGTCACGCTGACCATGGTCCTGGTCGCCACCGCGATCGTGATGGTGCTGGCGCTGGTCATCGGCGTCTGGATGGCCCGCTCGGCCCGCGCGGACCTCGTCATCCGCCCGGTCCTCGACGCCGCCCAGACGATCCCGCCGTTCGTCTACCTGCTGCCGTCGCTGGCGCTCTTCGGCCCGGGGCGCTTCGCCGCCATCGTGGCCGCGGTCGTCTACTCGGCCCCGGTCGCCATCAAGCTGGTCACCGACGGCATCCGGGGGGTGCCGGAGACCACCCTCGAGGCCTCCCGCTCCACCGGCACCTCGCGCTGGCAGGAGATCCGCAAGGTGCAGATCCCGATGGCGCGCGGCTCGCTGGTGCTGGCGGCCAACCAGGGCCTGCTCTACGTGCTGTCGATGGTCGCCATCGGCGGTCTCGTCGGTGCCGGCGCCCTCGGGTACGCCGTCGCGCTGGGCGTCTCGCGCAGCGAGGAGTGGGGCAAGGGCATGGCCGCGGGCATCTCGATCGTGCTGCTCGGGATCCTGCTCGACCGCATCATGCGCGGAGCGGCGCGGGTCAAGGCCGACCCGCTGGCCGGGGCCGGAGGATCCTCCGGGCCGCCCGTTTCGCCCGTTGCATGA
- a CDS encoding alpha/beta hydrolase, translating to MSYLSRQLVTSALAANAIKPVPGAAASVPAMFAGWLVSELAPHVIAGTLVDTVLEVRRTRGRSAAPLLGLLNSLALAHVTQQGRRSQAAFERGLDEGLGGDHLDRLRQEYDDLDWRTPLRQLVWPFRLPVPGVEVVKDLTYAPGHGRRGRLDVYRPEGGTEGGAQGRPVLLQVHGGAWTIGEKDHQGLPLMKHMASRGWVCVAPNYRLSPRVAFPEHLVDVKRAIAWIRENIAEHGGDPSFVAITGGSAGGHLAALAALTPNDPEYQPGFEDVDTTLQAAVPFYGVYDFAGVTGSKAALRMRDRFLARRVLFSDPEEDLEPFEKGSPLLRVGPHAPPFYVIHGANDTLVEVAQARAFVAALREATDQPVAYTELAGTQHAFDVFPSVRSQHSVRSAERFLRWAWASRTGEQTHAAADWERSDPIDDTAREGSGR from the coding sequence ATGTCCTACCTGAGCCGCCAGCTGGTGACCTCGGCCCTGGCCGCCAACGCGATCAAGCCGGTGCCCGGCGCGGCCGCGAGCGTGCCGGCGATGTTCGCCGGCTGGCTGGTCTCCGAGCTCGCCCCCCACGTGATCGCCGGCACGCTGGTCGACACCGTCCTCGAGGTCCGGCGCACCCGCGGCCGCAGCGCTGCGCCGCTCCTCGGGCTGCTGAACTCCCTCGCGCTCGCCCACGTCACCCAGCAGGGCCGACGCTCCCAGGCCGCCTTCGAGCGGGGCCTGGACGAGGGCCTCGGCGGCGACCACCTCGACCGCCTCCGCCAGGAGTACGACGACCTCGACTGGCGCACGCCGCTGCGCCAGCTGGTGTGGCCCTTCCGCCTGCCCGTCCCCGGCGTCGAGGTGGTCAAGGACCTGACCTACGCCCCCGGCCACGGCCGGCGCGGACGCCTCGACGTCTACCGGCCGGAAGGCGGCACGGAGGGCGGCGCACAGGGACGCCCGGTGCTGCTGCAGGTGCACGGAGGCGCCTGGACCATCGGCGAGAAGGACCACCAGGGACTCCCGCTGATGAAGCACATGGCCTCGCGGGGCTGGGTCTGCGTCGCACCGAACTACCGGCTCAGCCCGCGGGTGGCGTTCCCCGAGCACCTCGTGGACGTGAAGCGCGCGATCGCCTGGATCCGCGAGAACATCGCCGAGCACGGCGGCGACCCGTCGTTCGTCGCCATCACGGGCGGGTCCGCCGGGGGGCACCTGGCTGCCCTGGCCGCGCTGACGCCCAACGACCCGGAGTACCAGCCCGGCTTCGAGGACGTCGACACCACGCTGCAGGCGGCGGTGCCGTTCTACGGCGTCTACGACTTCGCCGGCGTCACCGGCAGCAAGGCGGCGCTGCGGATGCGCGACCGGTTCCTGGCCCGCCGGGTCCTCTTCAGCGACCCCGAGGAGGACCTCGAGCCGTTCGAGAAGGGGTCGCCGCTGCTGCGGGTGGGGCCGCACGCGCCGCCGTTCTACGTCATCCACGGCGCCAACGACACCCTCGTCGAGGTCGCCCAGGCCCGGGCGTTCGTGGCCGCGCTGCGCGAGGCGACCGACCAGCCGGTCGCCTACACCGAGCTCGCCGGCACCCAGCACGCCTTCGACGTCTTCCCCTCGGTCCGCAGCCAGCACTCCGTGCGCAGCGCCGAGCGGTTCCTGCGCTGGGCCTGGGCCAGCCGGACGGGCGAGCAGACCCACGCGGCCGCGGACTGGGAGCGCTCCGACCCGATCGACGACACCGCGCGCGAGGGCTCCGGTCGCTGA
- a CDS encoding ABC transporter substrate-binding protein, which translates to MTALGLSSCGGGSIDEATEANEEQAAQSGGECGDLNMAINPWVGFEASAYVVGELAKSELGCNVEYKNLKEDVAWQGFGTGDVDVVIEDWGHPDLEKKFFEGEGDGSAMDMGPNGNVGIIGWYVPPWLAEENPDILDWENLNDYASEFATSESGGKGQFLGADPSYVQFDEAIVSNLDLDFEVVFSGSEAASIEAFRKAEQNKEFLIGYFYEPQWFLSEVPLEKVALPEYTEGCQDDPAEVDCDYPETELKKIVGTDWAESGDTSVGLVENFEWTNDDQNTVAKYIAEDGMSQEDAAAKWIEENPDVWEPWLQS; encoded by the coding sequence GTGACAGCACTGGGGCTGTCCTCGTGCGGCGGGGGTTCCATCGACGAGGCCACCGAGGCCAACGAGGAGCAGGCTGCGCAGAGCGGCGGCGAGTGCGGCGACCTCAACATGGCCATCAACCCGTGGGTGGGTTTCGAGGCCAGCGCCTACGTCGTGGGCGAGCTCGCCAAGAGCGAGCTCGGCTGCAACGTCGAGTACAAGAACCTGAAGGAGGACGTCGCCTGGCAGGGCTTCGGCACCGGCGACGTCGACGTCGTCATCGAGGACTGGGGCCACCCCGACCTCGAGAAGAAGTTCTTCGAGGGCGAGGGCGACGGCTCCGCCATGGACATGGGGCCCAACGGCAACGTCGGCATCATCGGCTGGTACGTCCCGCCGTGGCTGGCCGAGGAGAACCCCGACATCCTGGACTGGGAGAACCTCAACGACTACGCCTCCGAGTTCGCCACCTCCGAGTCGGGCGGCAAGGGCCAGTTCCTCGGCGCCGACCCGTCGTACGTCCAGTTCGACGAGGCGATCGTGAGCAACCTCGACCTCGACTTCGAGGTCGTGTTCTCCGGCAGCGAGGCCGCCAGCATCGAGGCGTTCCGCAAGGCCGAGCAGAACAAGGAGTTCCTCATCGGCTACTTCTACGAGCCGCAGTGGTTCCTCTCCGAGGTGCCGCTGGAGAAGGTCGCGCTCCCGGAGTACACCGAGGGCTGCCAGGACGACCCGGCCGAGGTCGACTGCGACTACCCCGAGACCGAGCTGAAGAAGATCGTCGGCACGGACTGGGCCGAGTCGGGCGACACCTCGGTGGGCCTGGTCGAGAACTTCGAGTGGACCAACGACGACCAGAACACGGTCGCGAAGTACATCGCCGAGGACGGCATGTCCCAGGAGGACGCCGCGGCGAAGTGGATCGAGGAGAACCCCGACGTCTGGGAGCCCTGGCTCCAGTCGTGA
- a CDS encoding MaoC family dehydratase N-terminal domain-containing protein produces the protein MSDDVVLARAAELRARGAKAPRLARDPVNQPQVHAWLDAIGEENPTFRDTDEARALRGGPVAPPAMAQVWTMYGLTAERPADDPLHTMMGVLDEAGFTSVLGTNCDQTYDRPLRPGERVSVTTALESVVGPKRTGVGEGWFVTTRSVWRVGEEQVATMIFRVLKFRPRAAGGEQDVSDPSRTVRPMVNRDTAFFWEGTRRGELRIQRCNACGELRHPPGPMCPSCGAADRGHVVASGRGRVHSFVVHHAPAVPGKRLPLVVGVVETEEGVRMVGELRGVASQGPDGPAIDQAVVVDLERIDDELTLPVWRVGPPPPETPVVTRELPGEDDGTVRLPPWELPVTTRLVVASALATRDYQDVHHDPELARRRGSKDIFLNILTTTGLVQRYVGSWAGWDAEVRACELRLGAPAHPGDTVAFSGRVVEVRDGGEQQHVVEVVGTVGTGTHVTARVTVVLGTGRGARS, from the coding sequence GTGAGCGACGACGTGGTCCTCGCCCGCGCCGCGGAGCTCAGGGCGCGGGGCGCGAAGGCCCCGCGACTGGCCCGTGACCCGGTCAACCAGCCACAGGTGCACGCCTGGCTGGACGCGATCGGCGAGGAGAACCCGACCTTCCGCGACACCGACGAGGCCCGCGCGCTCCGCGGCGGACCGGTGGCGCCGCCGGCGATGGCGCAGGTCTGGACGATGTACGGGCTGACCGCGGAGCGACCGGCCGACGACCCGCTGCACACGATGATGGGGGTGCTCGACGAGGCCGGGTTCACCTCGGTGCTGGGGACGAACTGCGACCAGACCTACGACCGGCCGCTGCGCCCGGGCGAGCGCGTCTCGGTGACCACCGCGCTGGAGTCGGTGGTCGGCCCCAAGCGGACCGGCGTCGGGGAGGGGTGGTTCGTCACCACCCGGTCGGTGTGGCGGGTCGGGGAGGAGCAGGTCGCCACCATGATCTTCCGGGTGCTGAAGTTCCGGCCCCGGGCCGCCGGTGGCGAGCAGGACGTGAGCGACCCGTCGCGCACGGTGCGGCCGATGGTCAACCGCGACACCGCGTTCTTCTGGGAGGGCACCCGCCGCGGAGAGCTCAGGATCCAACGGTGCAACGCGTGCGGGGAGCTGCGCCACCCGCCCGGACCGATGTGCCCGAGCTGCGGTGCCGCGGATCGCGGCCACGTCGTCGCCTCCGGCCGGGGGCGGGTCCACTCGTTCGTGGTGCACCACGCCCCGGCCGTGCCCGGCAAGAGGCTGCCGCTGGTCGTCGGCGTGGTGGAGACCGAGGAGGGTGTGCGCATGGTCGGCGAGCTGCGCGGGGTGGCATCGCAGGGCCCCGACGGACCGGCGATCGACCAGGCCGTGGTCGTCGACCTCGAGCGGATCGACGACGAGCTGACGCTCCCGGTGTGGCGGGTCGGACCTCCTCCCCCCGAGACACCGGTGGTGACGCGCGAGCTCCCGGGCGAGGACGACGGTACCGTCCGCCTACCACCGTGGGAGCTGCCGGTGACGACGCGGCTGGTCGTCGCGAGCGCCCTCGCCACCCGCGACTACCAGGACGTCCACCACGACCCGGAGCTGGCACGCCGGCGTGGGTCGAAGGACATCTTCCTCAACATCCTCACCACCACCGGGCTGGTGCAGCGCTACGTCGGCTCGTGGGCCGGCTGGGACGCCGAGGTGCGGGCGTGCGAGCTGCGGCTCGGGGCGCCCGCCCACCCCGGCGACACCGTCGCCTTCAGCGGTCGGGTCGTCGAGGTGCGCGACGGCGGGGAGCAGCAGCACGTGGTCGAGGTGGTCGGCACCGTCGGCACGGGCACCCACGTGACGGCGCGGGTCACGGTCGTGCTCGGCACCGGGCGGGGGGCGCGGTCGTGA
- a CDS encoding wax ester/triacylglycerol synthase family O-acyltransferase: MKRLSGLDASFLYLETSTQLLHVCGVFVLQPDSIPGGYSFATMRAELGRRVAAVPEFRQKLRRVPLDLDHPVWVDDTDFDIDRHVHRLALPAPGGDAELAEVAGHLAGIPLDRSRPLWEMWLIEGLADGRIAVFSKMHHATVDGMSGMNLLAHLCSLEPEAPAPPELALDRHAPGELNLLGRAVVRTATRPLQLAKLVAPTVGALSGSLGRARRGAAMAAPFTAPRTPFNGTISGHRTIAFVSLDLAKVKAVKNATGSTVNDVVLTMCGGALRRYLAGRDALPETSLLATVPVSVRDSDKVSGANQVSALFSRLGTDVEDPLERLGQLSESNRTAKDHQQAIPAEALQEWAELAAPKTFGLAVRVYSGLRLAEKHKVVHNLVISNVPGPPVPVYFMGALIEAMYPLGPIFHGAGLNITVISSNGRIHVGIIGCAEAAPDLWDLAKHVPDELEALVAACGTGDED, translated from the coding sequence ATGAAACGCCTGAGCGGCCTCGACGCGTCCTTCCTCTACCTCGAGACCTCCACCCAGCTCCTGCACGTCTGCGGCGTCTTCGTGCTCCAGCCGGACTCGATCCCCGGCGGCTACTCCTTCGCCACCATGCGCGCCGAGCTGGGCCGGCGGGTCGCCGCAGTGCCGGAGTTCCGGCAGAAGCTGCGCCGCGTGCCGCTCGACCTCGACCACCCGGTGTGGGTCGACGACACCGACTTCGACATCGACCGCCACGTCCACCGCCTCGCCCTGCCCGCCCCGGGCGGCGACGCCGAGCTCGCCGAGGTGGCCGGCCACCTCGCCGGCATCCCGCTGGACCGCTCGCGCCCGCTGTGGGAGATGTGGCTGATCGAGGGCCTCGCCGACGGTCGCATCGCGGTCTTCTCCAAGATGCACCACGCCACCGTCGACGGCATGTCGGGGATGAACCTGCTGGCCCACCTGTGCAGCCTCGAGCCGGAGGCGCCGGCGCCCCCGGAGCTGGCGCTCGACCGCCACGCGCCGGGCGAGCTCAACCTCCTCGGTCGGGCCGTCGTCCGGACTGCGACCCGCCCGCTGCAGCTCGCCAAGCTGGTGGCGCCGACGGTCGGGGCGCTCAGTGGCTCGCTCGGCCGGGCGCGCCGGGGGGCGGCCATGGCGGCGCCGTTCACCGCCCCGCGCACGCCCTTCAACGGCACCATCAGCGGCCACCGCACGATCGCCTTCGTCTCGCTCGACCTGGCCAAGGTCAAGGCCGTCAAGAACGCCACCGGCAGCACGGTCAACGACGTCGTGCTGACCATGTGCGGCGGAGCGTTGCGCCGCTACCTGGCCGGGCGGGACGCCCTGCCGGAGACGTCGCTGCTGGCGACCGTGCCCGTCTCGGTGCGCGACAGCGACAAGGTGTCGGGCGCCAACCAGGTGTCGGCGCTGTTCTCGCGCCTCGGCACCGACGTGGAGGACCCGCTCGAGCGCCTCGGCCAGCTCTCGGAGAGCAACCGCACGGCGAAGGACCACCAGCAGGCCATCCCGGCCGAGGCGCTCCAGGAGTGGGCGGAGCTGGCGGCGCCCAAGACCTTCGGCCTGGCGGTCCGCGTCTACTCCGGCCTGCGGCTGGCCGAGAAGCACAAGGTGGTCCACAACCTGGTGATCTCGAACGTCCCCGGGCCGCCGGTGCCGGTCTACTTCATGGGGGCGCTCATCGAGGCGATGTACCCGCTCGGCCCGATCTTCCACGGCGCCGGCCTGAACATCACCGTGATCTCCAGCAACGGCCGCATCCACGTCGGGATCATCGGCTGTGCCGAGGCGGCACCGGACCTGTGGGACCTCGCCAAGCACGTGCCGGACGAGCTCGAGGCGCTGGTGGCGGCTTGCGGCACCGGTGACGAGGACTAG
- a CDS encoding acyl-CoA dehydrogenase has translation MQQAPSETQQAVRDVARTVFDRATDVSEVTWRTFADAGLLALAVPEAYGGEGLGLTEVGELLGETGRRRAVLPVWETLTATLTVARCGTEAQQDRVLTGLATGDRRATAALAEPGSAFPRRPSTRLSRDGAGWRLSGRATGVCGLDGSTTVLVPASLADDGDHVVVVLVDPGAPGVDALPTHSSRGATEHTLVLTDVAVAVEDVLGGAPGTAGAADAAAVLRRHAVAGLCLLGHGLLVGACELTAAYVAERRQFGRALAEFQAVAMQMADVYVATRTTGLTAQAAAWRVAEGLPAEDDLAVAAHWFAVEGPAALHTCHHLHGGTGVDITYPLHVASSWVKDVARLLGGERATLDAVPVAETAGKNLELTAEQRAFKSEARAYFAGLVGPEDRRTLLTERHGDTYERIVKQMGADGWMGVGWPVEYGGRGLGEVEQQVFANEAARADVHLPAVTLQTVGPTLMAHGTERQKELFLADILTGDVHFAIGYSEPDAGTDLASLRCQARREGDHYVVNGQKMWTTGGHAADYVWLAVRTDPDAPKHRGISVLIVDTRDEGYSWTPIITADGSHHVNATSFHDVRVPVDMLVGEENQGWRLITSQLNHERVMLAPAGRFEGLRDLVCDWAATQVAPDGRTVLEQPDVRDLLAEVTAVFRVNELLNWQVCAASATGEPAVADASASKVFASERLQTVGRRLEEVVRRHGDPSDPATDELLRYLDSQAKRYLVLTFGGGVNEVQRELVCLFGLGLPKVPR, from the coding sequence GTGCAGCAGGCGCCGTCGGAGACCCAGCAGGCCGTGCGCGACGTCGCCCGGACCGTCTTCGACCGGGCGACGGACGTCAGCGAGGTCACCTGGCGGACCTTCGCCGACGCGGGCCTGCTGGCGCTCGCCGTCCCCGAGGCGTACGGCGGCGAGGGGCTCGGCCTGACCGAGGTCGGCGAGCTGCTCGGCGAGACCGGCCGGCGCCGGGCCGTCCTGCCGGTGTGGGAGACGCTCACCGCCACGCTCACCGTCGCCCGCTGCGGCACCGAGGCCCAGCAGGACCGGGTGCTCACCGGCCTCGCCACGGGCGACCGGCGGGCCACCGCGGCCCTGGCCGAGCCGGGCTCGGCGTTCCCGCGGCGCCCCTCGACGCGCCTCAGCCGTGACGGGGCCGGGTGGCGCCTGTCCGGTCGCGCCACCGGCGTCTGCGGGCTCGACGGGTCCACCACCGTCCTCGTCCCGGCCTCGCTCGCCGACGACGGCGACCACGTGGTGGTGGTTCTGGTCGACCCCGGTGCTCCCGGCGTCGACGCCCTGCCGACCCACAGCTCCCGCGGGGCGACCGAGCACACGCTCGTGCTGACCGACGTGGCCGTGGCGGTCGAGGACGTCCTCGGCGGCGCGCCGGGCACCGCGGGGGCTGCGGACGCGGCAGCGGTGCTGCGTCGGCACGCGGTGGCCGGGCTGTGCCTGCTGGGCCACGGGCTCCTGGTCGGTGCCTGCGAGCTGACCGCGGCCTACGTGGCCGAGCGTCGGCAGTTCGGCCGGGCGCTCGCCGAGTTCCAGGCCGTCGCCATGCAGATGGCCGACGTCTACGTCGCGACGCGCACCACCGGCCTGACCGCCCAGGCAGCGGCGTGGCGCGTCGCCGAGGGGCTGCCGGCCGAGGACGACCTGGCCGTCGCGGCGCACTGGTTCGCCGTCGAGGGCCCCGCCGCCCTGCACACCTGCCACCACCTGCACGGCGGCACCGGCGTCGACATCACCTACCCGCTCCACGTCGCCTCGTCGTGGGTCAAGGACGTCGCCCGGCTGCTCGGGGGCGAGCGCGCGACCCTGGACGCCGTACCGGTGGCGGAGACCGCGGGCAAGAACCTCGAGCTGACCGCCGAGCAGCGCGCGTTCAAGAGCGAGGCGCGCGCCTACTTCGCCGGTCTCGTCGGGCCCGAGGACCGGCGCACGCTGCTCACCGAGCGGCACGGCGACACCTACGAGCGCATCGTCAAGCAGATGGGTGCCGACGGCTGGATGGGCGTCGGCTGGCCGGTGGAGTACGGCGGTCGCGGGCTCGGCGAGGTCGAGCAGCAGGTCTTCGCCAACGAGGCCGCTCGCGCCGACGTCCACCTGCCCGCGGTGACGCTGCAGACCGTCGGACCGACCCTGATGGCGCACGGCACCGAGCGGCAGAAGGAGCTGTTCCTGGCCGACATCCTGACCGGCGACGTGCACTTCGCCATCGGCTACAGCGAGCCGGACGCCGGCACCGACCTGGCCTCGCTGCGCTGTCAGGCCCGGCGCGAGGGCGACCACTACGTCGTCAACGGCCAGAAGATGTGGACCACCGGTGGTCACGCCGCCGACTACGTCTGGCTCGCGGTGCGCACCGACCCCGACGCGCCCAAGCACCGGGGGATCTCGGTGCTCATCGTCGACACCCGTGACGAGGGCTACTCCTGGACCCCGATCATCACCGCCGACGGGTCCCACCACGTCAACGCCACCTCCTTCCACGACGTCCGCGTCCCGGTGGACATGCTGGTGGGGGAGGAGAACCAGGGGTGGCGGCTGATCACCAGCCAGCTCAACCACGAGCGCGTGATGCTCGCACCGGCCGGACGGTTCGAGGGCCTGCGCGACCTGGTGTGTGACTGGGCCGCCACGCAGGTGGCGCCCGACGGGCGCACGGTGCTGGAGCAGCCCGACGTGCGCGACCTGCTCGCGGAGGTGACCGCCGTCTTCCGGGTCAACGAGCTGCTGAACTGGCAGGTCTGCGCCGCCTCCGCCACGGGTGAGCCCGCGGTCGCCGACGCGAGCGCCAGCAAGGTGTTCGCCTCCGAGCGGCTGCAGACCGTCGGGCGCCGGCTCGAGGAGGTCGTACGCCGCCACGGCGACCCGTCGGACCCCGCCACCGACGAGCTGCTGCGCTACCTGGACAGCCAGGCCAAGCGCTACCTCGTGCTGACCTTCGGCGGCGGCGTCAACGAGGTCCAGCGCGAGCTGGTCTGCCTCTTCGGCCTCGGGCTGCCCAAGGTGCCGAGGTGA